Proteins encoded by one window of Gouania willdenowi chromosome 4, fGouWil2.1, whole genome shotgun sequence:
- the LOC114461663 gene encoding LOW QUALITY PROTEIN: leucine-rich repeat-containing protein 7-like (The sequence of the model RefSeq protein was modified relative to this genomic sequence to represent the inferred CDS: inserted 2 bases in 2 codons), protein MDNYSALQLQCLEMTTKRKLIGRLVPCRCFRGEEEVISVLDYSHCSLQQVPKEIFSFERTLEELYLDANQIEELPKESTFSCQALKKLSMPDNDLSNLPTTIASLVNLKELDISKMVNCIQEFPDNIKCCKGLSVVEASVNPITKLPDGFTQLLNLXQLFLNDAFLEYLPANFGRLSKLRILELRENHLKTMPKSIHRLTQLERLDLGSNEXSEMPEVLEQIHNLKELWMDNNSLQSIPGSIGKLRQLRYLDLAKNRIETLDMDVSGCESLEDLLLSSNMLQHLPDTLGLLTTAHNTESG, encoded by the exons TGCAGTGTCTGGAAATGACCACCAAGCGGAAGCTGATTGGCCGGCTGGTGCCGTGCCGTTGTTTCCGGGGTGAAGAGGAGGTGATCTCAGTGCTGGATTATTCCCATTGCAGCCTTCAGCAGGTCCCAAAGGAGATCTTCAGCTTCGAGAGAACCCTGGAGGAGCTCTACCTGGACGCCAACCAGATTGAAGAGCTGCCCAAG GAGT CAACTTTCAGCTGCCAGGCCTTAAAGAAGCTGAGCATGCCTGATAATGACCTGTCAAACCTGCCCACCACCATCGCCAGCTTGGTTAACCTCAAAGAGCTAGACATCAGTAAAATGGTAAATT GTATCCAGGAGTTTCCAGACAATATAAAGTGCTGTAAAGGCCTTTCTGTGGTGGAAGCCAGTGTCAACCCAATCACCAA ACTCCCAGATGGTTTCACACAGCTCCTGAATC ACCAGCTCTTCTTAAACGATGCCTTCCTGGAGTATCTGCCAGCTAACTTTGGCAG aCTCTCTAAACTACGGATCCTGGAGCTGAGAGAGAACCACCTGAAAACCATGCCAAA GTCCATCCACAGACTGACACAGCTGGAGAGGCTGGATCTGGGTAGCAATG TCTCTGAAATG CCAGAGGTGTTGGAACAAATCCACAACCTAAAGGAGCTGTGGATGGACAACAACTCACTACAGTCCATACCAGGG TCAATAGGGAAGCTTCGTCAATTACGCTACTTGGACTTAGCCAAGAATCGGATCGAGACGTTGGACATGGACGTGTCAGGGTGTGAGTCTTTAGAAGACCTGCTGCTGTCCTCCAACATGCTGCAGCACTTACCTGACACGCtag